Proteins from one Acidiphilium multivorum AIU301 genomic window:
- the topA gene encoding type I DNA topoisomerase, giving the protein MNAIVVVESPAKAKTINKYLGDGFTVLASFGHVRDLPPKDGSVRPDEDFAMSWEEDARGDRQVAAIAKALKGADTLYLATDPDREGEAISWHVRAMLEARNVLKGKQVRRITFNEVTKSAVQAALRAPRDLDTPLIEAYLARRALDYLVGFTLSPVLWRKLPGSKSAGRVQSVALRLICEREAEIELFRPREYWTIEAEFRTPAGAPFRARLTHLDGRKLDQFDLADKAAADAAKAAVERGAFSVVSIEKKRVRRNPPPPFTTSTLQQDASRKLHMTAQAIMRTAQQLYEGVEIGGETVGLITYMRTDGVQMAREAITAARQQVKDAFGANYLPAAPREYQSKAKNAQEAHEAIRPTDFTLTPERAARHLSPEQARLYELIYKRALASQMQSAELDQTTVELADAAGTTLRATGSILAFDGFLKLYREGMDEDPEDETARLLPPMAKSDPLASGPVTAEQHFTQPPPRYSEATLVKRMEELGIGRPSTYASILTVLRERNYVRMENRRFIPEDRGRLVTAFLVSFFGRYVETGFTADLEEKLDEVSDGRLDWRSVMRDFWADFSGAVEQIKDLKISDVIDALDEELGPHFFPAREDGSDPRVCQACGTGRLGLRLGRFGAFIGCSNYPECQYTRRLAVEGGEDEGDQLRDGMKLLGENAEGIPVTLRRGPYGLYVQLGEPDPEDKKAKPRRAALPRGMSGETITLEQAIGLLSLPRVIGVHPETKQEIQAGIGRFGPYVKMGPIFASLDKDDDVLAVGLNRAVMVLAKKQEGIRDLGPHPKDGESVTARKGRFGPYVQHGKTVATLPRGSELGAVTLDEAVALLAEKGKTLAPRGRKGAKPAAKPKDAAAPKAARPAKAKAAAKPKAAAAKPKAAAAKAKPAARKTARSGG; this is encoded by the coding sequence CATCGTCGTCGTTGAATCCCCCGCCAAGGCCAAGACGATCAACAAGTATCTCGGCGACGGATTCACCGTTCTCGCCTCCTTCGGCCATGTCCGCGACCTGCCGCCGAAGGACGGCTCGGTCCGCCCGGACGAGGATTTCGCGATGTCCTGGGAGGAGGACGCCCGCGGCGACCGCCAGGTCGCGGCCATCGCCAAGGCGCTGAAAGGGGCGGACACGCTCTACCTCGCCACCGACCCCGACCGCGAGGGCGAGGCGATCTCCTGGCATGTCCGCGCCATGCTCGAGGCGCGCAACGTGCTCAAGGGCAAGCAGGTCCGCCGCATCACCTTCAACGAGGTCACCAAATCGGCGGTGCAGGCCGCCCTCCGCGCCCCGCGCGACCTCGACACCCCGCTGATCGAGGCCTATCTCGCCCGCCGCGCGCTCGACTATCTGGTCGGCTTCACCCTCTCGCCGGTGCTCTGGCGCAAGCTGCCCGGCAGCAAGAGCGCCGGACGCGTGCAGTCGGTCGCGCTGCGGCTGATCTGCGAGCGCGAGGCCGAAATCGAGCTGTTCCGCCCGCGCGAATACTGGACGATCGAGGCCGAGTTCCGCACCCCCGCCGGCGCGCCGTTCCGCGCCCGCCTCACCCATCTCGACGGCCGCAAGCTCGACCAGTTCGACCTCGCGGACAAGGCGGCGGCCGATGCGGCGAAGGCGGCGGTCGAGCGTGGCGCCTTCAGCGTCGTCTCGATCGAGAAGAAGCGCGTTCGCCGCAACCCGCCGCCGCCCTTCACCACCTCGACCCTGCAGCAGGACGCCTCGCGCAAGCTGCACATGACGGCGCAGGCCATCATGCGCACCGCCCAGCAGCTCTACGAGGGTGTGGAGATCGGCGGCGAGACGGTCGGCCTGATCACCTACATGCGTACCGACGGCGTGCAGATGGCGCGCGAGGCGATCACCGCCGCCCGCCAGCAGGTGAAGGACGCGTTCGGCGCGAACTACCTGCCCGCCGCCCCGCGCGAATACCAGTCGAAGGCGAAGAACGCGCAGGAGGCCCACGAGGCGATCCGCCCGACCGATTTCACCCTCACCCCCGAGCGCGCCGCCCGCCACCTCTCGCCCGAGCAGGCGCGGCTCTACGAGCTGATCTACAAGCGCGCCCTCGCCTCGCAGATGCAGTCGGCCGAGCTTGACCAGACCACGGTCGAGCTTGCCGATGCCGCCGGCACCACCCTGCGCGCCACCGGCTCGATCCTCGCCTTCGACGGCTTCCTCAAGCTCTACCGCGAGGGGATGGACGAGGACCCGGAGGACGAAACCGCGAGGCTGCTGCCGCCGATGGCGAAATCCGACCCGCTCGCCAGCGGGCCGGTCACCGCCGAGCAGCATTTCACCCAGCCGCCGCCGCGCTATTCCGAGGCCACCCTGGTCAAGCGCATGGAAGAGCTCGGCATCGGCCGCCCCTCGACCTACGCCTCGATTCTCACCGTGCTGCGCGAGCGCAACTATGTGCGGATGGAAAACCGCCGCTTCATCCCCGAGGATCGCGGCCGGCTGGTCACCGCCTTCCTGGTCAGCTTCTTCGGCCGCTATGTCGAGACCGGCTTCACCGCCGATCTCGAGGAGAAGCTCGACGAGGTCTCCGACGGACGGCTCGACTGGCGGTCGGTGATGCGGGATTTCTGGGCCGATTTCTCCGGCGCCGTCGAGCAGATCAAGGATCTCAAGATCTCCGACGTGATCGATGCGCTGGACGAGGAGCTCGGCCCGCATTTCTTCCCCGCCCGCGAGGACGGATCCGATCCACGCGTCTGCCAGGCCTGCGGCACCGGCCGGCTCGGCCTGCGGCTCGGCCGCTTCGGCGCCTTCATCGGCTGCTCGAACTATCCCGAATGCCAGTATACCCGCCGCCTCGCCGTCGAGGGCGGCGAGGACGAGGGCGACCAGCTGCGCGACGGCATGAAGCTGCTCGGCGAGAACGCCGAGGGCATCCCCGTCACGCTGCGGCGCGGCCCCTATGGCCTCTATGTCCAGCTCGGCGAGCCGGACCCGGAGGACAAGAAGGCGAAGCCCCGCCGCGCCGCCCTGCCACGCGGCATGAGCGGCGAGACGATCACGCTGGAGCAGGCGATCGGCCTGCTCTCGCTGCCGCGCGTGATCGGCGTGCATCCGGAAACGAAACAGGAAATCCAGGCCGGCATCGGCCGGTTCGGCCCCTATGTGAAGATGGGCCCCATCTTCGCCTCGCTCGACAAGGATGACGACGTGCTCGCCGTCGGCCTCAACCGCGCGGTGATGGTGCTGGCGAAGAAGCAGGAAGGCATCCGCGATCTCGGCCCGCACCCGAAGGACGGCGAGAGCGTGACCGCGCGCAAGGGCCGGTTCGGCCCCTATGTCCAGCATGGCAAGACGGTGGCGACCCTGCCGCGCGGCAGCGAACTCGGCGCGGTGACGCTTGACGAGGCGGTCGCCCTGCTCGCCGAGAAGGGCAAGACGCTGGCGCCG